The Agromyces mangrovi genome contains a region encoding:
- a CDS encoding sensor histidine kinase: MGAYAALGAAWTMALLSALLSGAAGAWASVGVLTGLAATLALVVARPSVWTSVLHLVVGGIATYVVAVLVLADFPLPDFASTMMVAVPWIVIILSGTPRPRSAVAAWWAALAYVVGLVSLAAATTVVGLPWSLNVPATVALALVLTVRVYDARNLRSGRREAAGLHRAQRRVREIEIRREFESRATERLHDTALNHLLALGGRGSGPLDPALRSAILHDLELIVGRDWSEEAREPGRSVLQSAVSIAQRHGLDVRVSGTPEAIDRLHPEAMAALRDAITQCLVNVADHSGAHEAEVSVATDGSELTVAVVDDGSGFDPEAVPEDRLGIRASVRGRIERVGGEVQLWSTPGVGTTVLLAVPEATR, translated from the coding sequence GTGGGGGCGTACGCCGCGCTGGGCGCCGCATGGACGATGGCGCTGCTGTCGGCGCTCCTTTCCGGCGCGGCGGGGGCGTGGGCTTCGGTCGGCGTGCTCACCGGCCTGGCCGCGACGCTCGCGCTCGTGGTGGCGCGACCGTCGGTCTGGACGAGCGTGCTGCACCTGGTCGTGGGCGGCATCGCGACCTACGTCGTCGCCGTGCTCGTGCTCGCCGACTTCCCGCTGCCCGACTTCGCGAGCACCATGATGGTCGCGGTGCCGTGGATCGTCATCATCCTCTCGGGCACGCCCCGCCCCCGCTCGGCGGTCGCGGCCTGGTGGGCGGCGCTGGCCTACGTCGTCGGGCTCGTGTCCCTCGCGGCGGCGACCACGGTCGTCGGCCTGCCCTGGAGCCTCAACGTGCCCGCGACCGTGGCCCTGGCGCTCGTGCTGACCGTTCGCGTCTACGACGCCCGCAACCTCCGGTCGGGTCGGCGCGAGGCGGCGGGCCTCCACCGCGCGCAGCGACGCGTCCGCGAGATCGAGATCCGCCGCGAGTTCGAGTCGCGCGCGACGGAACGGCTCCACGACACCGCGCTCAACCACCTGCTCGCGTTGGGCGGCCGCGGTTCCGGGCCGCTCGATCCGGCACTGCGATCCGCGATCCTGCACGACCTGGAACTGATCGTCGGCCGCGACTGGAGCGAGGAGGCGCGTGAGCCCGGCCGCTCGGTGCTGCAGTCTGCGGTCTCGATCGCGCAGCGGCACGGGCTCGACGTGCGGGTCTCCGGCACCCCGGAGGCGATCGACCGGCTGCACCCGGAGGCGATGGCGGCGCTGCGCGATGCGATCACCCAGTGCCTGGTCAATGTCGCCGACCACTCCGGCGCGCACGAGGCGGAGGTGTCGGTCGCGACCGACGGTTCCGAGCTGACCGTGGCCGTCGTCGACGACGGCAGCGGGTTCGACCCGGAGGCCGTGCCGGAGGACCGCCTCGGCATCCGCGCCTCCGTGCGCGGACGCATCGAGCGGGTCGGCGGCGAGGTGCAGCTCTGGTCGACGCCGGGCGTCGGCACCACGGTACTGCTCGCCGTTCCGGAGGCGACACGGTGA
- a CDS encoding ABC transporter ATP-binding protein, producing the protein MYRVYRGGAGVHGVDLTVEPGEIHALVGLNGAGKTTLMRLLLGMLRPDRGEVRLFGGELSRAGRDAWARVGHLVETPPTYPELTARANLEAAARLRGVARAEVAAVVDGAIVELGLEAYADVLARRLSLGNRQRVGLAAALQHDPEAIVLDEPGNGLDPSGVLMLRSALRRRADAGAGILVSSHHLDEVARVADRISVMNAGRIIGRMQPGGRDPEREFFELVLADDVERAS; encoded by the coding sequence GTGTACCGCGTCTATCGCGGCGGCGCGGGGGTGCACGGGGTCGACCTCACGGTGGAGCCCGGCGAGATCCATGCGTTGGTCGGGCTGAACGGGGCCGGCAAGACCACGCTCATGCGACTGCTGCTCGGCATGCTGCGGCCGGACCGCGGCGAGGTACGCCTGTTCGGCGGCGAGCTCTCGCGCGCCGGGCGCGACGCCTGGGCCCGCGTGGGTCACCTCGTCGAGACGCCGCCGACGTACCCGGAGCTGACGGCGCGGGCGAACCTCGAGGCCGCGGCACGGCTGCGCGGGGTGGCGCGGGCCGAGGTCGCAGCGGTCGTCGACGGGGCGATCGTCGAGCTCGGGCTCGAGGCGTACGCCGACGTGCTCGCCCGCCGTCTCTCGCTCGGCAACCGGCAGCGCGTGGGCCTCGCGGCGGCGCTGCAGCACGACCCCGAAGCGATCGTGCTCGACGAGCCGGGCAACGGGCTCGACCCCTCGGGCGTGCTGATGCTGCGCTCGGCACTGCGGCGGCGTGCGGACGCCGGCGCGGGCATCCTCGTGTCCAGCCACCACCTCGACGAGGTCGCGCGAGTCGCCGACCGCATCTCGGTCATGAACGCGGGGCGCATCATCGGGCGGATGCAGCCGGGCGGCCGCGACCCCGAGCGCGAGTTCTTCGAGCTGGTGCTCGCCGACGACGTGGAGCGCGCGTCGTGA
- a CDS encoding aspartate-semialdehyde dehydrogenase gives MAASNAVHIGVVGATGQVGKVVRRLLEERDFPVASIRYFASARSAGTTLPFRGEDIVVEDAATADPTGLDIAIFSAGATLSKAQAPRFAEAGVTVIDNSSGWRMDPDVPLVVSEVNPHAIDEARKGIIANPNCTTMAAMPVMKALHEAAGLERMVVSTYQAVSGAGLAGGEELLEQAKAAIEQDTLGLVHDGAAVTMPEPVKFPKPIAFDVVPLAGSIVDDGDEETDEEKKLRNESRKILELPGLRVAGTCVRVPVFTGHSLSIAAEFANPITPDRARELLADAPGVALSDVPTPLEAAGNDPSYVGRIRQDQSAVDGKGLLLFISNDNLRKGAALNAVQIAELVAARQAVPAGA, from the coding sequence ATGGCAGCAAGCAACGCAGTGCACATCGGCGTCGTCGGCGCGACCGGCCAGGTCGGCAAGGTCGTGCGACGACTGCTCGAGGAGCGCGACTTCCCCGTCGCGTCGATCCGCTACTTCGCCTCGGCGCGGTCGGCGGGCACGACCCTGCCGTTCCGCGGTGAGGACATCGTGGTCGAGGACGCCGCGACGGCGGACCCGACCGGCCTCGACATCGCCATCTTCTCGGCCGGCGCGACCCTCTCGAAGGCGCAGGCGCCGCGGTTCGCCGAGGCCGGCGTGACGGTCATCGACAACTCGTCGGGCTGGCGCATGGACCCCGACGTGCCGCTCGTCGTCAGCGAGGTCAACCCGCACGCCATCGACGAGGCGCGCAAGGGCATCATCGCGAACCCGAACTGCACCACCATGGCCGCGATGCCGGTCATGAAGGCGCTGCACGAGGCCGCGGGCCTCGAGCGCATGGTCGTCTCGACCTACCAGGCGGTCTCGGGCGCGGGGCTCGCGGGCGGCGAGGAGCTGCTGGAGCAGGCGAAGGCCGCGATCGAGCAGGACACCCTCGGCCTCGTGCACGACGGCGCCGCCGTGACCATGCCCGAGCCGGTGAAGTTCCCGAAGCCGATCGCGTTCGACGTGGTGCCCCTCGCCGGCTCGATCGTCGACGACGGCGACGAGGAGACCGACGAGGAGAAGAAGCTCCGCAACGAGAGCCGCAAGATCCTCGAGCTGCCGGGCCTGCGCGTCGCGGGCACCTGCGTGCGCGTGCCGGTCTTCACCGGGCACTCGCTCTCGATCGCGGCCGAGTTCGCCAACCCCATCACGCCCGACCGTGCCCGTGAACTGCTGGCGGATGCCCCTGGCGTGGCGCTCTCCGACGTGCCGACGCCGCTCGAGGCGGCCGGCAATGACCCGTCGTACGTGGGCCGCATCCGCCAGGACCAGTCCGCGGTCGACGGCAAGGGCCTGCTGCTGTTCATCTCGAACGACAACCTGCGCAAGGGCGCGGCGCTGAACGCGGTGCAGATCGCGGAGCTCGTCGCGGCGCGGCAGGCGGTTCCCGCCGGCGCCTGA
- a CDS encoding ABC-F family ATP-binding cassette domain-containing protein has protein sequence MTVRIHHSDHLRADGLSVAFADRRVFADVSLSVAPGARIGLIGENGAGKSTLLRLLRGGADASGSGTADGIVTRPARTGLLLQEVPFAPDQPIDAVLEDALAQVRAIEHELEAAAAALADGSAAPAGSRASDPASRYAGALAAAERADVWSAGSRRDALLDGLGLAGVPRDRRLGSISGGQRSRLALAALLLARPDALLLDEPTNHLDDDATGFLAAQLRAWHGPVLFASHDRAFLDEVATGLVDLDPTVGPTGSSGARAFGDGFSAYLDVRAADRARWERRFADEQAERIRLRAVVAETSGRVHRDRPRRDNDKFVGHFLGARQDVAVARRIRDAEGRLRDLERDAVRRPPSPLAFTGILGGAHAPASSGPLLQADRVGVDARLDATSLSLAADARLLLTGGNGSGKSTLLGLLAGRIAPDRGTVQRRRGLRLGLLEQDVRFADPAASPRTIYEVTLGERRAEQVPLASLGLLRPRDESRPIGALSVGQQRRLALALVLARPPHALLLDEPTNHLSLALATELEDALGTFPGAVVVASHDRWLRRRWTGERLHLTSGRVAEASA, from the coding sequence ATGACCGTACGCATCCACCATTCCGACCACCTGCGCGCCGACGGCCTGTCGGTCGCCTTCGCCGACCGGCGGGTGTTCGCCGACGTCTCCCTCTCGGTCGCCCCGGGCGCCCGCATCGGCCTCATCGGCGAGAACGGGGCCGGCAAGTCGACGCTGCTGCGACTGCTGCGCGGCGGGGCGGATGCCTCGGGGAGCGGCACTGCCGACGGCATCGTCACCCGGCCGGCCCGCACCGGGCTGCTGCTCCAGGAGGTGCCGTTCGCGCCCGACCAGCCGATCGACGCGGTGCTCGAGGACGCGCTCGCCCAGGTGCGCGCCATCGAGCACGAGCTGGAGGCGGCGGCCGCGGCGCTCGCCGACGGGTCGGCCGCACCCGCGGGCTCCCGCGCGTCCGACCCGGCATCCCGCTACGCCGGCGCCCTGGCGGCGGCCGAGCGCGCCGACGTCTGGAGTGCAGGGTCGCGCCGTGACGCGCTGCTCGATGGGCTCGGGCTCGCCGGCGTGCCGCGCGATCGTCGCCTCGGGAGCATCTCGGGCGGCCAGCGCAGCCGGCTCGCGCTCGCCGCCCTGCTGCTCGCCCGGCCCGACGCCCTGCTTCTCGACGAGCCCACGAACCACCTCGACGACGATGCAACCGGGTTCCTCGCCGCGCAGCTGCGCGCGTGGCACGGACCGGTGCTGTTCGCCAGCCACGATCGCGCGTTCCTCGACGAGGTCGCCACGGGCCTCGTCGACCTCGACCCGACGGTCGGGCCCACCGGCAGCAGTGGGGCCCGCGCCTTCGGCGACGGCTTCAGCGCGTACCTCGACGTGCGCGCCGCCGACCGCGCACGGTGGGAGCGGCGGTTCGCCGACGAGCAGGCCGAGCGGATCCGCCTGCGCGCCGTCGTCGCCGAGACGTCGGGGCGGGTGCACCGCGACCGGCCGCGTCGCGACAACGACAAGTTCGTGGGGCACTTCCTCGGAGCGAGACAGGATGTCGCGGTCGCCCGACGCATCCGCGACGCCGAGGGGCGGCTCCGCGACCTGGAGCGCGATGCAGTGCGCCGGCCGCCGTCGCCGCTCGCGTTCACCGGCATCCTCGGTGGGGCGCACGCGCCAGCGTCATCGGGGCCGCTGCTCCAGGCCGACAGGGTCGGTGTCGACGCGCGGCTCGACGCCACGTCGCTGTCGCTCGCCGCCGACGCGCGACTGCTCCTCACCGGCGGCAACGGCTCGGGCAAGTCGACGCTGCTCGGGCTGCTCGCCGGTCGCATCGCGCCCGACCGGGGCACGGTGCAGCGTCGTCGCGGGCTTCGTCTCGGGCTGCTGGAGCAGGACGTGCGGTTCGCCGACCCTGCGGCCTCGCCCCGCACGATCTACGAGGTCACGCTCGGCGAGCGTCGCGCCGAGCAGGTGCCGCTCGCCTCGCTCGGCCTGCTGCGTCCGCGTGACGAGTCGCGCCCGATCGGCGCGCTCTCGGTCGGCCAGCAGCGCCGGCTCGCGCTCGCCTTGGTGCTCGCCCGGCCGCCGCACGCGCTCCTGCTCGACGAGCCCACGAACCATCTCTCGCTCGCCCTCGCGACCGAGCTCGAGGACGCGCTCGGCACGTTCCCGGGCGCGGTGGTGGTCGCGAGCCACGACCGGTGGCTCCGGAGGCGCTGGACGGGGGAGCGGCTGCACCTGACGAGTGGGCGCGTGGCGGAGGCATCCGCCTGA
- a CDS encoding heparan-alpha-glucosaminide N-acetyltransferase domain-containing protein: MREAPVRHETVPARFAEGRRIDGVDAARGIALVGMFIAHLAPAAATGTLEATLLSVADERPRLLFALAAGIGLGLLTGGVRPTDPSDRAEQRRQLAVRAALLLLLGLLLMYVLQPLASVILDEYGIAFLLLLPLLFLPRSVLLGLGAGLLVIAPGLAVALSATDAVQDARRGRTFLLTDWFIAGSYPVIIWVPVMLVGLAVARYGLQRPATVAITGLVALATVVVYLPGNALLDAGAGTAADALGTSLVTVANVGAGLALTAALVAVTQWGTDATTRVARILLSPLSAMGAMPLTIYTAHIVVISQAIRIEGGVPDDDSWGLLAFTVLGSMAFALAWRAWVGRGPLEALFRWISGRDRPAA; encoded by the coding sequence ATGCGCGAAGCCCCGGTCCGGCACGAGACCGTCCCGGCGCGCTTCGCCGAGGGGCGCCGTATCGACGGCGTCGACGCGGCGCGGGGCATCGCCCTGGTGGGCATGTTCATCGCGCACCTCGCCCCCGCAGCGGCCACGGGGACGCTCGAGGCGACCCTTCTGAGTGTCGCGGACGAACGGCCCCGGCTGCTGTTCGCGCTCGCCGCGGGCATCGGACTGGGCCTGCTGACGGGCGGGGTGCGCCCGACCGACCCGTCCGACCGCGCCGAGCAGCGCCGCCAGCTGGCCGTCCGGGCAGCGCTCCTGCTGCTGCTCGGCCTGCTGCTCATGTACGTGCTGCAGCCGCTGGCGTCGGTGATCCTCGACGAGTACGGCATCGCGTTCCTGCTGCTGCTCCCGCTCCTCTTCCTGCCCCGATCGGTCCTGCTGGGGCTGGGCGCGGGACTCCTGGTGATCGCGCCCGGCCTCGCGGTCGCGCTCAGTGCGACCGACGCGGTGCAGGACGCGCGGCGCGGCCGCACCTTCCTGCTCACGGATTGGTTCATCGCCGGGTCGTACCCGGTGATCATCTGGGTGCCGGTGATGCTGGTCGGACTCGCGGTCGCCCGCTACGGGCTGCAGCGTCCGGCCACGGTCGCGATCACGGGGCTGGTCGCGCTGGCGACGGTGGTCGTCTACCTCCCGGGCAACGCGCTGCTCGACGCCGGCGCAGGAACCGCGGCCGACGCGTTGGGCACCTCGCTCGTGACCGTGGCGAACGTGGGGGCGGGCCTCGCGCTCACCGCGGCGCTCGTCGCCGTCACGCAGTGGGGCACGGATGCCACGACGCGCGTGGCCCGCATCCTGCTGTCCCCCCTGTCGGCGATGGGTGCGATGCCGCTGACCATCTACACGGCGCACATCGTCGTCATCTCGCAGGCGATCCGCATCGAGGGCGGGGTGCCCGACGACGACTCCTGGGGGCTCCTCGCCTTCACCGTCCTCGGCTCGATGGCGTTCGCGCTCGCCTGGCGGGCGTGGGTCGGTCGGGGCCCGCTCGAAGCCCTCTTCCGCTGGATCAGCGGCCGCGATCGCCCGGCCGCGTGA
- a CDS encoding helix-turn-helix transcriptional regulator, translated as MLDDHQIVLDGLVAWVERNAPDLEVAVRATTWLELVRSPRFPVDLVVMDFQLAEPVSIESRVRACRAAGAAVIVVSALDSREARDRAIAAGAAAFVAKSASGTLVLEVARLVLARRRGATSAVVAPAAGRAGEATFAPWLGVDEAHGTASDDPAPPPAPALSSSELTAVRLYVGGRSTAETADAMGVSYETVKTYLRRVREKYARQGRPASRKSDLTRRVAEDGLLE; from the coding sequence GTGCTCGACGACCACCAGATCGTGCTCGACGGGCTCGTCGCCTGGGTGGAGCGCAACGCACCCGACCTCGAGGTGGCGGTGCGTGCGACGACCTGGCTCGAGCTCGTGCGCTCGCCGCGGTTCCCCGTCGACCTGGTCGTCATGGACTTCCAGCTCGCCGAGCCCGTGTCGATCGAGTCGCGCGTCCGTGCCTGCCGGGCGGCCGGAGCCGCGGTGATCGTCGTCAGCGCGCTCGACTCCCGCGAGGCGCGCGACCGCGCGATCGCCGCCGGCGCGGCCGCGTTCGTCGCCAAGTCGGCGAGCGGGACCCTCGTGCTCGAGGTGGCCCGGCTCGTGCTCGCGCGTCGTCGCGGGGCCACGTCGGCCGTGGTCGCACCCGCGGCCGGCCGCGCGGGCGAGGCGACCTTCGCGCCGTGGCTCGGCGTCGACGAGGCGCACGGCACGGCGTCCGACGATCCCGCGCCGCCGCCCGCGCCGGCGCTCAGCAGCTCGGAGCTCACCGCCGTGCGCCTCTACGTCGGCGGGCGCTCCACCGCCGAGACCGCCGACGCGATGGGCGTGAGCTATGAGACGGTGAAGACGTACCTGCGGCGGGTGCGCGAGAAGTACGCGCGCCAGGGCCGCCCCGCGAGTCGCAAGAGCGACCTCACCCGCCGCGTGGCGGAGGACGGACTCCTCGAGTAG
- a CDS encoding intein-containing Rv2578c family radical SAM protein — MRWNGQELGVEDAAALPGLGRLDGFVRSVQTPEFAGITFHEVLAKSALNKVPGPSRMPFGWTINPYRGCSHACAYCLHPETLILMADGRHKPLSSIRIGDRLIGTERRGAYRRYVETTVSAVWSTRKRAHRVRLADGTEVIGSADHRFLTDRGWKFIRPPESGQRPHLTTNNRLQGFGLGVARTHHGGEDYRRGYLCGMIRGDAMMLRREYSRTGGKGSFVASRFRLALADGEALERSRTFLAREGIDTVQRPFAVGSASRRPMTAIFTSKRAHYDRILDLIAWPAEPSDTWHRGFLAGVFDAEGSCSRGILRISNSDEAILEATRRGLAVLSLDAVTEPARENGVRTIRLRGGLTARRRFFDEVRPAITRKLDLVGDAVTTHADLRVVGIDDLGETVDMIDITTGTGDFIANGVVSHNCFARPTHEYLDLDGGDDFDRQIVVKVNVADVLRRELGRASWQRHPVALGTNTDPYQRAEGRYALMPRIIDELTASRTPFSILTKGTLLRRDLERLADASRHVSVDIAMSIAIYDDALQQSVEHGTPTAPARLATVRAVREAGLDCGVFLMPILPYLTDTRAHLDEALRRASEAGATSVVHTALRLKPGVKEWYFEWLARDHPELLPKYRAMYPGRVADAPKDYRRWLAARIRPLMRAHGLARGEESPVTGGPAHNAPQSSTASALWEPDVRGGSVPPTLF, encoded by the coding sequence ATGCGCTGGAACGGTCAGGAACTCGGGGTCGAGGATGCCGCGGCGCTGCCCGGCCTCGGCAGGCTCGACGGGTTCGTGCGCAGCGTGCAGACCCCCGAGTTCGCCGGCATCACCTTCCACGAGGTGCTCGCGAAGTCGGCGTTGAACAAGGTGCCGGGCCCGAGCCGCATGCCCTTCGGCTGGACCATCAACCCCTACCGCGGCTGCAGCCATGCCTGCGCCTACTGCCTGCATCCTGAGACACTGATCCTGATGGCGGATGGTCGACACAAGCCGCTCTCGTCGATCCGCATCGGCGATCGCCTCATCGGCACCGAGCGCCGCGGCGCTTATCGGCGGTACGTGGAGACCACCGTTTCTGCCGTCTGGTCGACCAGGAAGCGCGCCCATCGCGTGCGATTGGCCGATGGTACCGAGGTGATCGGCAGCGCCGACCACCGCTTCTTGACCGACCGCGGCTGGAAGTTCATCCGCCCGCCAGAGTCTGGGCAGCGCCCGCACCTGACGACGAACAACCGCCTGCAGGGCTTCGGTCTCGGCGTCGCGCGAACGCACCACGGCGGCGAGGACTATCGCCGCGGGTACCTCTGCGGCATGATCCGGGGCGACGCGATGATGCTCCGTCGCGAGTACTCGCGGACTGGCGGAAAGGGAAGCTTCGTCGCCAGCAGGTTCCGCCTCGCTCTTGCAGACGGCGAGGCTCTCGAGCGCTCCCGCACGTTCCTTGCCCGTGAAGGCATCGACACGGTGCAGCGGCCGTTCGCGGTGGGGTCGGCCAGCCGCCGCCCGATGACGGCGATCTTCACCTCGAAGCGCGCCCACTACGACCGAATCCTCGACCTGATCGCCTGGCCCGCGGAGCCGTCCGACACGTGGCATCGAGGGTTCCTCGCCGGAGTCTTCGACGCCGAGGGCAGCTGCTCTCGAGGCATTCTGCGGATCTCCAACTCCGACGAGGCGATCCTCGAGGCGACCCGCCGAGGACTCGCCGTCCTCTCGCTCGACGCCGTCACGGAGCCCGCGCGCGAGAACGGCGTTCGTACCATCCGCCTCCGCGGGGGTCTCACGGCCCGCCGCCGGTTCTTCGACGAGGTGCGCCCCGCGATCACGCGCAAGCTCGACCTGGTGGGCGATGCGGTCACGACGCACGCCGACCTTCGCGTCGTCGGCATCGACGACCTCGGCGAGACCGTCGACATGATCGACATCACGACCGGCACCGGCGACTTCATCGCGAACGGGGTCGTCTCCCACAACTGCTTCGCCCGGCCGACGCACGAGTACCTCGACCTCGACGGCGGCGACGACTTCGACCGGCAGATCGTGGTGAAGGTCAACGTCGCCGACGTGCTGCGCAGGGAGCTCGGGCGGGCGAGCTGGCAGCGGCATCCGGTCGCCCTCGGCACCAACACCGACCCGTACCAGCGCGCGGAGGGTCGGTACGCGCTGATGCCGCGCATCATCGACGAGCTCACTGCGAGTCGTACGCCGTTCAGCATCCTCACCAAGGGAACGCTGCTGCGGCGTGACCTCGAGCGGTTGGCGGATGCCTCGCGGCACGTGAGCGTCGACATCGCGATGTCGATCGCGATCTACGACGACGCGTTGCAGCAGTCGGTCGAGCACGGCACGCCGACGGCTCCCGCGCGGCTCGCGACCGTGCGCGCCGTGCGCGAGGCGGGACTCGACTGCGGGGTGTTCCTGATGCCGATCCTGCCGTACCTGACCGACACGCGGGCGCATCTCGACGAGGCGCTGCGGCGCGCGAGCGAGGCGGGCGCGACGAGCGTGGTGCACACGGCGCTGCGCCTGAAGCCGGGCGTGAAGGAGTGGTACTTCGAGTGGCTCGCGCGCGATCACCCCGAGCTGCTGCCGAAGTACCGGGCGATGTATCCGGGCCGGGTGGCCGACGCGCCGAAGGACTACCGGCGCTGGCTCGCGGCGCGCATACGGCCGCTCATGCGCGCCCACGGGCTCGCCCGCGGCGAGGAGAGCCCGGTCACCGGCGGCCCGGCGCACAACGCGCCGCAGAGTAGCACCGCGTCGGCCCTGTGGGAACCCGATGTGCGCGGGGGTTCGGTACCGCCTACGCTGTTCTGA
- a CDS encoding thymidine kinase: protein MAKLYFRYGAMNSGKSTALLQAAFNYEERGHRVLLAKPAVDTKGAEHIVSRLGVTREVDFVFAPDADAFALFEHHRAASVARGGHDVSCLLVDEAQFLTSRQVDDLLRVALLDDVPVLAYGIRTDFQTVAFPGSRRLLEVAHSLEELKTICRCGRKAIFNGRLVDGRYVFDGDQVAIDGVEVTYESLCGVCYLQESGGVLDGA from the coding sequence ATGGCGAAGCTGTACTTCCGCTACGGCGCGATGAACTCCGGCAAGAGCACCGCGCTGCTCCAGGCCGCCTTCAACTACGAGGAGCGCGGGCACCGCGTGCTGCTCGCGAAGCCGGCCGTCGACACGAAGGGCGCCGAGCACATCGTCTCGCGCCTCGGCGTCACCCGTGAGGTCGACTTCGTGTTCGCGCCCGACGCCGACGCGTTCGCGTTGTTCGAGCACCACCGCGCCGCATCCGTGGCCCGTGGCGGCCACGACGTGAGCTGCCTCCTCGTCGACGAGGCGCAGTTCCTCACGTCGCGCCAGGTCGACGACCTGCTGCGCGTCGCCCTGCTCGACGACGTGCCCGTGCTCGCCTACGGCATCCGCACCGACTTCCAGACCGTCGCGTTCCCCGGCAGCCGGCGCCTCCTCGAGGTCGCGCACAGCCTCGAGGAGCTCAAGACGATCTGCCGCTGCGGGCGGAAGGCCATCTTCAACGGCCGCCTCGTCGACGGGCGCTACGTCTTCGACGGCGACCAGGTCGCGATCGACGGCGTCGAGGTGACGTACGAGTCGCTGTGCGGCGTCTGCTACCTGCAGGAGTCCGGCGGGGTGCTCGACGGCGCCTGA
- a CDS encoding malate:quinone oxidoreductase produces the protein MSATLATLIRELQPDWSILVLERLGKVAQESSNPWNNAGTGHAALCELNYMPEQADGTVDPAKAVSINEQFQVSRQLWAHLVGTRALPEPSKFINPTPHMTFVHGAANVEYLRRRYEVLKDEPLFAGIEFTDDIDVIAEWAPLLAKKRNPRQKVAATRIVSGTDVDFGELTKLLFAHVESHGATIRLNHEVQGIKRRKDGSWRLKVRHTVGNNPHVVNAKFVFVGAGGGALPLLQQSGIPEIRGYGGFPISGQFLRTRNPKIVAQHDAKVYGKAAVGAPPMSVPHLDTRVVDGEASVMFGPYAGFTPKFLKRSTWFDLPFSVRWHNLGTMLQVAFRNFDLVKYLLGELLANREQKMDALRVFMPTAKSRDWELITAGQRVQVMKHDPEKGGVLQFGTEVITGADGTIAGLLGASPGASTAAPIMFDVLKKCFPERWDAWEPMILVMVPSFGSRLSDDPKKAKASLARTAKALQLPA, from the coding sequence ATGAGTGCCACCCTCGCCACGCTCATCCGGGAGCTGCAGCCCGACTGGTCGATCCTCGTGCTCGAGCGCCTCGGCAAGGTCGCGCAGGAGAGCTCGAACCCGTGGAACAACGCGGGCACCGGCCACGCCGCGCTCTGCGAGCTGAACTACATGCCCGAGCAGGCCGACGGCACGGTCGACCCGGCCAAGGCCGTCAGCATCAACGAGCAGTTCCAGGTCAGCCGCCAGCTCTGGGCCCACCTGGTCGGCACGCGTGCGCTGCCCGAGCCGTCGAAGTTCATCAACCCCACCCCGCACATGACCTTCGTGCACGGTGCCGCGAACGTCGAGTACCTGCGCCGGCGCTACGAGGTGCTGAAGGACGAGCCGCTGTTCGCGGGCATCGAGTTCACCGACGACATCGACGTCATCGCCGAGTGGGCGCCGCTGCTGGCCAAGAAGCGCAACCCGCGCCAGAAGGTCGCCGCGACGCGCATCGTCTCGGGCACCGACGTCGACTTCGGCGAGCTGACCAAGCTGCTGTTCGCGCACGTCGAGTCGCACGGCGCGACCATCCGCCTGAACCACGAGGTGCAGGGCATCAAGCGCCGCAAGGACGGCTCGTGGCGCCTCAAGGTGCGCCACACGGTCGGCAACAACCCGCACGTCGTGAACGCGAAGTTCGTCTTCGTCGGCGCCGGCGGCGGTGCGCTGCCGCTGCTGCAGCAGTCCGGCATCCCCGAGATCCGCGGCTACGGCGGGTTCCCCATCTCCGGGCAGTTCCTGCGCACCCGCAACCCCAAGATCGTCGCGCAGCACGACGCCAAGGTGTACGGCAAGGCCGCGGTCGGCGCCCCGCCGATGTCGGTGCCGCATCTGGACACGCGCGTGGTCGACGGCGAGGCATCCGTCATGTTCGGCCCCTACGCGGGGTTCACGCCCAAGTTCCTCAAGCGCTCGACCTGGTTCGACCTGCCGTTCTCGGTGCGCTGGCACAACCTCGGCACCATGCTCCAGGTCGCGTTCCGCAACTTCGACCTCGTGAAGTACCTCCTCGGCGAGCTCCTGGCGAACCGCGAGCAGAAGATGGACGCGCTGCGCGTCTTCATGCCCACCGCGAAGTCGCGCGACTGGGAGCTCATCACCGCCGGCCAGCGCGTGCAGGTCATGAAGCACGACCCCGAGAAGGGCGGCGTGCTCCAGTTCGGCACCGAGGTCATCACGGGCGCCGACGGCACGATCGCCGGGCTGCTGGGTGCATCGCCGGGTGCCTCGACGGCCGCGCCGATCATGTTCGACGTGCTCAAGAAGTGCTTCCCCGAGCGGTGGGATGCCTGGGAGCCGATGATCCTCGTCATGGTGCCGAGCTTCGGCTCGCGCCTCTCCGACGACCCGAAGAAGGCCAAGGCCTCGCTCGCGCGCACAGCGAAGGCGCTGCAGCTCCCCGCATAG